The genomic window ATCGCTGATTGTACGGGTCTATTATCACGACAGACAGAGCGTAGTTAAACCAGTACCTAGTGTAACCGCAACGACTATAGTCTTACTATGTATGTGGTGATGtgtccatgtatgtatgtgtgtgtccaTACGTGGTGGGTTCCACACCCACCGAACAACCAGATATCGTGGGATGCTTCTCCTTCTCACATTAGGCTGCTCTCAAATGGATGTTCGGACCATCCCCAAGTTAATGGCAATCAggaactttccccacttgcacaagtgctattttggactcAGTAGACAATTAAGTAATTAAATcccctctcgacgaacaaaattaacactctataaggctcttatcatgtccgtcctatcgtatggcgtaGCAGCTTGGATGATGACAACAATCTTTGCACTTTAGTGACGACGAATATCGAAGCagatggaacgacgagctgtatgagccttacggtgacatagacatagtgcagcgaataaagattcagtgttcgaatggatacaaacgctccggttctgaaagtattcgattcggtaccagctgggggtagtcaaagaagaagaaggcctcctctgtgttggaaagatctggTGAAGAAggtcttggcttcacttggtgtttccaactggcactggttagcacaagaaagaaacgactggctcgctttgttaaacacggccaaaatcgcgttagAGATGAACGtgtcaattaagaagaacaaGATggtatccgcaggtgtagctaAAAAGTGAAAGTTCAGAATTAGAATCTTACCCcaacgagagcagggcagctaacaACGTGCTAAGGTGATTCCTCCTCATCCTCCAGATTGCTTCtgtagaaaggacttgaagcgaTACCAAGTTTCACTGCATGGATGTCTAACGGACAACGCAAAAGTATCGTTGCAAAAAGTACCATTCGGACCCATCGAGGGTGTACATTGATCGAGCACTATGGGCATGCATTCTAAATTTCTAAGAATACTAGAGTTTCCGTAGCTTAAGTCTGATTTATAGCGCGAACACCTCAATCTGAATGCACCACGCGCAGTGGCAGTTTTCCCCTTCCATGTCTACGTGTGCCACATTCTTAATAGCTTAAAGCGCTAGAGTAGAAGTGGTTTGAagtgccccactgattccaatgaggttCCTTTGGACCTTCTCCaactttttaactgatgtcgttCTTTCCAGCGATCCCTATCGAACAGGACTCCATACAACAAATTTGACTTTATAATTGTGTTACATAGCCAAATGTAACTTTGAGTAAGAGGTCCCATCTTTTACCGATAACGTCCCTACCTGCCGGCGGAGACTCTACCGCGACCGTTTCATCGTTAAGCACTGTGTGGATAAACCTAATAAGGTCCATTTCAACCTCTAGTTTTTCCAGAGACGTGGGAGGACATTGTTAAAAGCCCCTTCATGTCAAGAAAGACGCACACGTGAACTTTTTCTGAGAAATGGACATCTCGATATCTTTAACAATAGTATGCAAGGCAGACTCCACTGATCTGCCTTTACAATAAGCATGTTGAGCGTACGAATGCCTTCGAGAAATTTCACACCTTACATACAGATCAATCAGCCTCTCAGGAGCTTTCAGCAAGAACGATTGAGAGCAACAGACTATACTCGCACCTGTAGATCTATTTTTTTgcgtatttttatgcaaatcaatcctttcataaaaaatcctctgagttcgatcactgaATTGATAAATAAGAGTCACAAATTAAAGGCAGCACAACGCTTTAGTAACTCactttattacttttcattCAATCACTTACACGTTTAACTGAATACCCTGCCcaaaacagttattttatttttcgctattTTGCCAAGTCCTACGTCAGGTCTCtcagcaatacaaaacaaaccaaaggaggagaaattacatgttagTGACCAtgcagtgaatggcttggtaatattgtggtTTGTGAGATTTAACTGAAGAAACTAATGAAAATGAAGTACCGCGTATTTAACTgtgaaaacacaaattaatatacAGCCTCCGAATACAgttatttttcgttttcatgtgtgtgtgtgtgtgtgtgcatataatttcttgtgtttggttgttccCGTTGCTTTCGTCTACTCTTCCTCTACACAAACTAGTAATTCTGCTTCTTTTTGTTCGTTTATTCATGAGCTCTGAtgacacagcgaattcggaagacgCTAGCTTGTACTCCATTATACTTGGTTCATGTAACGTAAAACTGATTGCTGTGGAAGGTTTTGgtgattattgttgttgtatcagcttACTAATGTTTTGTCAATTGTTTTGATTATTACTTTACCTTGAGCTGAACTAGCCACAGCTGGTAGTTCGTCACTAACTCGATTACGAAAGAAAATATCGAGAACAATCGTGTTGTTTGAATAATCGAGACAATCGACTAAAGCATCTCATAATCGCCCAGAACTAGTTGCAtcatgtaaacaaatttcagGTAGAAATTTTATATGTGAACAGAGGCGCAAGGacggaaataaatttaagttcgACGAAATTGAATAATGTCATATTTACTAACTGAAATAGCTCTCGAAATGTTAGGTTACAAGTTTTATGATATTGATGGGAAGTTCGGTCCTACAAGTTTTCAACAAATTGGCATTGTTAAGCAATCTCAATCAAATGAATTTTCGGGTGAACTTCTACAAACAATTATCGGATTTGAAACAGAAAATTTGAATGGAAATATTGGAACAGAGAGCAATCGCGAAAGTACTGTCGAAGGTGTACAATATTGCGATGATTTGGATATTCCAGAAAAAAAATCTGGTCATACGCGTACTTTCTCTGCAGGTTTGAAAAAGCTCTTGGATCTTGAATACGAGAGACTTCGCAGTCAGGTAGAACAAACGGTACATCGTGATACAGAaagttttattgataaaaacgGTGGTATTCCAATGGAAGGCGCAATTCAAGATATCCTAAAGACTTTTATGCTTAGAGAAAAGGATAAATTGGAGAAGGAGGCGCAAACATTGCAATGTTTTCGAAAACTGGTGGAAAAAAGCACATTTAAAATGGACCAGGATGTTTACAatcaatataaaaaagttttcgttgctagtaataaaacaaaatcagctTGTGTAGATTGACTTTGGAGAGTATAAATATAGTTCGGTAAAGATAATGTGAGTTGTACAGtggtttgaatatttatttatctttattaatgtttttattgaattgaaaaacGTGAAGTGAGTATCAAGGCATATTGAATCGATTGTAGTAAATAATaactaatttgatttttttcagtcACCTAGATAAAACTGCAATTTTTGCACCGAACACCGAAAAAAGAAGACTTCCACGAAAGTGGCTTGTACGGTGAATTCAAGAATTTGTGTTTCCGCAATGTAACACGtgacacttcgttttcattagcttaaatctcacaaatcacaatattattacattttacgaacatgtaatttctcctccttttgtttgcGTTGTATTGGTAAGAGAGTACTGTCGAAACTGCACAATATTGCAATGATTTAGAAATaggtaaaaataaagtaacaccTTCCAACATTGTGGGATGTTCtacaaagatctctcaacaaACTATTTCTTTGATGTAATAGTCGGGGTATCGAAAGTGTTATATGCGAATTTGTACATCCTTCCAGAAAATCTGCTGGCGAAACACGCTGCTAGCAGCGCGGCAATAAGACTGAACACTTTGAAGAAGTGATCAAACATTAGTTAGAAAGATCTTGGCCAATATTTCGGAGCTACCCAGAATAGCTTATTATGTACTCTCGCCTACAAAGACCTTCCCATAATTACACTTAATCCAGCCCTCTTGGGACCATTTAAGCCGGCAGGATATTCGGACAGGAGAGTTGGGCATATGGTACCAATTACAGAACGCGGTGCTGCCAAACTAAGGACGAAAAACAATATAATCATAATCCGAATTGAAACCAGATCTTTATCGGAATCGCATATTTGTTACAttgtggaaaattatttttccggTCCCGATCATTGACCATTGACGCAcagccaaggcgaatttattaaggtgacagcattcacccagctgattttttcgccgtaggtatggcttacgtcaaaatgatatgctttgtttgtatgtattggtatgtttacatttgcttgctgattttgacgtgatggttgcaccaaacgcaacaacaaatacatgtagggttttacttatatgtgtttgctgtcacctgtaatgaattcgccttgcgcACAGCTGTACATCAACTGTTAGTAGTTTTTTAAAACCATCGTTTGTGATGGAAAATTACCGATATTAGCGATAGTACCATCGATAGTTTTGCACCACTAGAATCTTGAATCTAGTACTTACCCCAAATCTACAAATTGTATAAACGTGTCTTAAAATCTGTCAAATTAATGTTTTGACTTTCTTCCGTTTTCTCACTTTGAGCGCTTTACTGTCACATAGGTATATATTCTGCTTAGGAagtaaactttaattttattcttaccCATTACGTACATGTAAAGCAAagcaaatctattaaaggtggtgttggtaaatcagatgatttgtttttttttctttcgccagaTCCATGTGGCTTTCAGCTCAAAATgacacaaggcgaattcattacttgttttctagtttcccaatactttactttgacaatcaaacgttcagaacattgttgttggtataGTGCCACCGcctttaataaatgcgccttgatGTAAagcgaataaagaaaaatgtgtaccaattaaaaaatgatttatagGCTCTCGGACTAAGAAAATTTACTAAATTCTAATGTACGTATTAAATGCGCTAAAGATATTGAAATTATTACAACATATAAAGTTCTTTCTGATACTGATGTAACAATTTTGCCCCTACTGGACCTATTTCCTGCATTGGTACGAGATGTAGacataattgaattttaatttcaaattgacGCTGAGtaaagctcctcctcctatttgtggtgtgcgtcttgatgttggtccacaaatggagggacctacagtttcaagccgactccgaacggcagatattttttatgaggagctttttcatggcagaaatacactcggaggtttgccattgcctgccgaggggcgaccgctattatattagaaaaaactttttcttagttttttgatctctcaccgagatttgaaccgaaTTATTACTTTCCGGCAATtatattttctacttaaccataatCGAGTCCGATAAACTTAACAACTTGTGCAGGAACCTCGCATAATACTAACCTTCCCTTGAAGCAAATTTGTTCAACATCCCTTTCCCTTGCTACCACGTCATTGGAAGTAATAAATACAACTTTGTTTGAAAGGTTataactgtttttgtttttaataattgagCGTTTGCGTCAGATTAACTTTCTGTTTAGCATATTAAGTTAGAAATGTAAGCcgttatttggaaaatttatcacCGGGAAAAGACAATATTAAACGAGCATTAAGAAAATGgcctattgattttatttttttatttggaactcATACATAGTTACTATACTATCCATAATATGTTGGACGCCGCAATTATCTAATTTTTATCTGCCGGAGCATATTAATCATTTCACATTTCGTTCTGTTtctaataaaatatgcaaatattgaaaattattttcgatatttacaaatatacatattttatttatattttcgttttgtACGATGAAGTCTCAACAAATACTCGCTTTACTCACAATAGTGTTTTTACATTATACTACTCATCGTAAAATCCAACAAAGCTCCTTGCTACTTGATCCGCCAATTAACTTAAAGCTGTCTTTATATACGAATATGCTTTGCCGCTTGCGCGCTTATTTCGTCCATACTTTTGCGCGCACTCTCCGTCATATCATCCAGGGAATGTTTCGTCTTCATTAAGAAGTCATCTGCGGTTTCGGTAATACCTTTAACTTCTTCATTTATACGTCCAATTACCCATTCAAGTCCCTGACGACCTTTGCCAGCATTCTTACTGATTGTTGACGTAAGCATATCCTCCATATAGTGGCATAATGGAACACCTTGCACACTAACAGATGCCTCCTGTTTTAGTAGAGTTTTAGTGGAATCTGTGGGATGTGGTTCATAATAGAGAACCTCATCTACAGAAATGTGCCTACAGAAAGTTAAGTTAATGGTTTTGAGAACCATTTGTTTTCGTTGCGGGTCCACTGTGGAACGTTCACTTGCGAAACATGTTTTAGCAGTACCAATCAATGACTGTGTCCATTTCGGGAAGTACCATTTCGATTGGACAAGGCGGTGCGTGTGCAAAACTCCATCCACTACTTTACGCTCTACAACATCTGTGCCAATTATAGATGGTGTCATAGGATTCGGATATTTTCGCCAAGCAGCCTGCGTAACCGTTTCCCATGGGTGGTTAAATGTGTGCTCCGATGTCCAAATCTTCATTATGCAAGTATTTGTATAAATACAGCGTACGGGTTGGTCAGAAGTTGTTTCGCAATCAATTTTCGCCTCAAGCCTACCAATCAGCCTATATTCGGGAGAAACGTAAAAGTAAATATTCACAACAAATTTTAGAACTACGCAATTTGCACACTCAAGAGGTTAGCAAAAATGCTTTGTTTCAAATAACCTTTGGCTAAAATTAAGTAGCGAAATAGATGTGCGAGTTTAACGAAACGAATGTAGCCCTTAAAAAGAATTTCTGATGTATTGTTATAATTAAACATACCCATTACTCAATCAGCAGTTGCTGCCATGGAACATACCTATAATTAACCCTTGTGTTTTCAACACAATGTGGGTATGTTCCTGTATTGTACagatcaatatttatttaacaagttTTAGACTGTGTTCAAATAGACCAACTTTAAATTGCGtttttgctgttgtagcagcataaacaatccCCATACATGTAAGGGGAATGTTACGTTGTTGCCGTTGTAGTAGCAATATTTAACCccgtcagtgtagtgtaataatcggtcatcttcgtctaacTTATCTAAAAGTAGGTctaggaaacttgctgtttcgacaggttgggtccagagttCAGATAAAAACTTGACAATATTTGGATTGTAgtctttaaattttaacttcATGTAAACGGGTATGTATAACTGTGCAAATAATTGAAAACTGAGCGCAAGTATCGCCGAATTATTTTTCTACGCCCTAACGTCGAAGAACAcataataaaatgttcaccgctAAAGAGAGCCTGACCAGTTCAGAATAAGACTAACGGATATATTCAAGTAGTGCCAATGTTTTCCATCACATTTTCACTCCTGTgaacttattttgaaatttatttatgctaTAACTGCTATTCTATTGTTTAAGATCGACAGTAAGACATCAAACAGTCGCCCCTCCACATGTACTGActtagtgtatttctgcatgaaaaactcctcataaaagacTATCTactgttcggaggcggcataagtGTTACAAGATTCCGTTAGAAACGATTTGACCTGCTATATAAAACCGCTTTTCAAGAGCAGGTGCTCACGGTGCCGTATACGGTAGCATAATTCCGTTCGATATATGGCAATGGTATACGCAAATGCACTCTCGCAAATGCGTTGCGGTATAGTGCTGTAgagtaataatacgttcacatattagtggatgatctactttttcgtgcttaactcccaatcagTAATttaaaagcgagatttcccatacaaaatttctctcccaaaatctgagattataaaatagtcctagataataaccatactttttgacatgcaaccctgtgttttctatgtaatagatcattatttttacgcgtAGAAAGAAAAGCGTCAAACTGAATAAAATGGAtgtcggcaaagaaaacaggtttgtacacataattataaaaaatgtttgttaggtattaaTATAACAGAAACGTGTCCATAAACGTGTGTccttttattacttattatgaatgaaatatcgaatttcgaatgcgtattgcttCCATAAGTTGCAGTAAACGTCCTTTACGGATtttctccaactgtttatttttAGCACCCAAaggcgcaattaaattagctaatccttctccttgccttttcttcatataattaataataattaaacaaaccaaaatattccaccaaagtaatttttatgaaaaaaacttttaaagcaGAATTCGCCAAAATTTTATTAGTAGAAGAGAAACCGAATGCGCTATATAACATCAGTCTGGGAATTACAAAGTGGAATTAGTGTGTGAACATGCTTTCACTGTACCGTCATTTTCACGATACAACATCGATACCAATCATtaccaatatatgtatgtgtacgtatgtatgtatatttaaaaaagtcgATTAATAAATTAGTTTTGTCTAACTCGCGCTGTCTTTATTACTAAATAATATGTTATTAGtttgaatgtaaatttgtgagaAGCACTCAAAATTGATGAACGATGAAAATCAATGAAAAGAATTTGTGTGTTTTCGCCACTACTCCTCCATTTGATTGTGAaggttttttgaataaaaggGGTGAGGTCAACAAGGCATTCCAGCGACGATATTTCGTACTTAAGGGAAACTTgttattttactttgaaaagaAAGGAGATAAAGAGCCGTTAGGTCTCATAATTGTGGAGGGCTGTACAATAGGTAAGAATCATAAACGATCTtgaattttaaacattaatttaTGTACTTATCTATTACAGAATTATCTGAAGAAAGTGATCAGTATTGCTTTGAAATAGCTTTCAATGGTAATCGTACTTATGTGCTAAGTGCAGATTCA from Anastrepha ludens isolate Willacy chromosome 5, idAnaLude1.1, whole genome shotgun sequence includes these protein-coding regions:
- the LOC128863630 gene encoding uncharacterized protein LOC128863630, yielding MSYLLTEIALEMLGYKFYDIDGKFGPTSFQQIGIVKQSQSNEFSGELLQTIIGFETENLNGNIGTESNRESTVEGVQYCDDLDIPEKKSGHTRTFSAGLKKLLDLEYERLRSQVEQTVHRDTESFIDKNGGIPMEGAIQDILKTFMLREKDKLEKEAQTLQCFRKLVEKSTFKMDQDVYNQYKKVFVASNKTKSACVD
- the LOC128863629 gene encoding protein slowmo, which translates into the protein MKIWTSEHTFNHPWETVTQAAWRKYPNPMTPSIIGTDVVERKVVDGVLHTHRLVQSKWYFPKWTQSLIGTAKTCFASERSTVDPQRKQMVLKTINLTFCRHISVDEVLYYEPHPTDSTKTLLKQEASVSVQGVPLCHYMEDMLTSTISKNAGKGRQGLEWVIGRINEEVKGITETADDFLMKTKHSLDDMTESARKSMDEISAQAAKHIRI